A stretch of Besnoitia besnoiti strain Bb-Ger1 chromosome Unknown contig00015, whole genome shotgun sequence DNA encodes these proteins:
- a CDS encoding Tubulin-tyrosine ligase family protein (encoded by transcript BESB_027340), which yields MSENFDKFRFLPHQRINHFRNHYELTRKDLLIRNLRRHRRQLERDGKLKEAQSFNVCPTTFLLPLEYSMFVEEFRKTPNAMWIMKPIGRSQGKGIFLFERLSQISEWKSDLKWRKTEAASSRMDKAVEEPHQAEAYVCQRYIEDPLLIGGKKFDLRLYACVTSYLPLTVYVHRGGFARFSHMHFSMEDEHRGNLCMHLTNVAIQKLSDNYDEELGGKWLLRNVKQFLITKFGEERVNELMLQIQQLMLKPLIAVSKVMMNDKHCFELYGYDIIIDSQLKPWLLEVNASPSLTASTQLDYEFKTGMLDDVLTIVDMEKFLAGDEKLIGGFVLLYKGGPVNEMPPECATLSYLGTDTSRTSCLKRLGKKLAAQRDGAVAERAN from the exons ATGTCAGAGAACTTTGATAAATTCCGTTTCCTGCCTCATCAGCGAATCAATCACTTCCGCAATCACTACGAG TTGACCCGGAAGGACTTGCTCATTAGGAACCTCAGACGTCATCGGCGGCAGCTGGAACGCGATGGCAAATTAAAAGAGGCTCAGAG CTTCAACGTATGTCCAACGACCTTTCTGCTTCCACTG GAGTACTCTATGTTTGTAGAAGAGTTCCGCAAGACCCCGAATGCCATGTGGATTATGAAACCTATTGGACGGTCGCAAGGCAAAGGCATATTTCTGTTCGAGCGTCTCTCTCAGATTAG TGAGTGGAAGAGCGACTTGAAATGGAGAAAGACTGAAGCAGCGAGCTCGAGGATGGACAAGGCAGTCGAGGAACCGCATCAAGCTGAAGCGTATGTCTGCCAGCGTTATATTGAAGATCCTCTTCTTATTGGCG GGAAGAAGTTCGATCTTCGGCTGTACGCATGCGTCACGTCGTATTTACCTCTC ACTGTGTACGTTCATCGCGGAGGTTTCGCCCGCTTCTCACACATGCACTTCAGCATGGAAGACGAGCACAGGGGAAATTTAT GCATGCACTTAACGAACGTAGCCATACAAAAGCTTTCTGACAATTACGACGAAGAGCTCGGGGGCAAGTGGCTCCTGCGCAATGTCAAGCAGTTCCTCATCACCAA GTTCGGGGAGGAGCGGGTCAACGAGCTTATGTTGCAAATTCAGCAGCTTATGTTGAAGCCTTTGATTGCAGTCTCAAAG GTCATGATGAATGACAAACACTGCTTCGAGCTGTATGGATACGACATTATCATCGACTCGCAGCTTAA GCCCTGGCTTCTGGAAGTCAAcgcttctccgtctctcACAG CGAGCACGCAACTTGACTACGAATTCAAAACCGGAATGCTCGACGACGTTTTGACGATAGTGGACATGGAAAAGTT TTTGGCAGGCGACGAGAAACTCATCGGCGGATTCGTTCTTCTCTACAAGG GAGGCCCTGTCAACGAAATGCCCCCAGAGTGCGCAACGCTCAGTTACCTAG GCACTGACACCTCGAGGACGTCCTGTCTCAAGCGTCTCGGGAAGAAACTCGCCGCACAACGCGACGGTGCCGTTGCTGAGCGAGCCAACTGA
- a CDS encoding putative O-acetylserine (thiol) lyase 2 (encoded by transcript BESB_027360) translates to MAQAKPLLSGAPFAAVACRRLASCTVSSFFRSSASIFCLSQGQQQDRGAEHLEPGFLQLFCSPEKHSSRSSAAASAAGAIRASSHLLPFNGSCFTPLLAYRPACAGASGSPRRHTVSSFGESRRHISSAGGQESDPSSSPRQSKRRLFRTQSISSDDKKLDTIKGEGVAPLSRKTNCAPSPLGRDEGGVFAAEAKEPGNQRNPALRVCRDFLDAVGMTPLIYLRRASEEARCDIFAKCEFNNPGGSVKDRPAKYILQQAEREGTDMLKVCGALVVEVPFNKVWHPDHFVAFSGRLASVLNACWGNQFDNLANKLSHFETTGPEIWDQMDGRVDGFVSAAGTGGTVSGVSEFLRTQNPDIQICLADIPGSALFRYFTEGALRAEGSSVVENIGQGRITGQLAGFRPNVAYEIPDAESLSWTHSLLEDEGLAVGMSSGVNVAAAVRFGKKLGPGHRIVTVLCDSGVRYAKKQWNVPFLREEGLPYPRLLADQKRELGGIMEAVHAAYAPRDLVAKLEKAHENDISPPGSKL, encoded by the exons ATGGCGCAGGCCAAGCCGCTCTTGTCTGGTGCGCCTTTCGCAGCGGTCGCCTGCCGGAGGCTCGCTTCCTGCACTGTCAGTTCGTTCTTCAGGTCTTCAGCTTCGattttctgcctctcgcaggGTCAGCAGCAGGACAGGGGTGCAGAGCATCTGGAACCGGGGTTCCTTCAGTTGTTCTGTTCACCCGAGAAGCACTCAAGCCGGagctcggcggcagcgagtgCAGCGGGTGCTATCCGCGCAAGCTCGCATCTCTTACCGTTTAATGGCTCATGTTTCACTCCGCTGCTCGCCTATCGCCCTGCGTGTGCAGGGGCTTCAGGGTCACCACGCAGACATACGGTTTCCTCTTTTGGCGAGAGCAGGCGGCACATTTCATCGGCCGGAGGCCAGGAGTCAGATCCTAGTTCGTCACCACGCCAGAGCAAACGTAGATTGTTTCGCACACAGTCTATTTCGAGCGACGATAAGAAGTTGGACACGATAAAAGGTGAAGGTGTCGCCCCCTTGTCTCGGAAGACCAACTGTGCTCCCTCCCCGCTAGGACGCGACGAAGGAGGTGTTTTTGCAGCTGAAGCCAAAGAGCCAGGGAACCAAAGGAATCCGGCTCTGCGTGTTTGCAGAGACTTCCTCGATGCCGTTGGCATGACGCCTCTGATTTACCTGAGACGGGCGAGTGAAGAGGCGAGATGCGATATCTTCGCAAAATGTGAATTCAACAATCCTGGCGGGTCCGTCAAGGACCGACCCGCGAAATACATTCTCCAGCAAGCTGAAAGAGAAGGTACG GACATGCTGAAGGTGTGTGGGGCTTTGGTGGTTGAGGTCCCTTTCAACAAAGTCTGGCATCCAGATCATTTTGTTGCCTTCTCTGGACGCCTCGCTTCTGTTCTGAACGCGTGCTGGGGGAATCAATTCGATAATTTG GCCAACAAGCTCTCCCACTTCGAAACCACGGGCCCTGAGATCTG GGATCAAATGGACGGCCGCGTCGACGGCTTTGTGTCTGCGGCTGGCACCGGCGGGACTGTTTCTGGGGTCTCGGAGTTCCTGCGCACTCAGAATCCAGACATCCAAATTTGCTTGGCGGACATCCCCGGCTCAGCGCTCTTCCGCTACTTCACAgagggcgcgctgcgcgcagaAGGCTCTTCCGTAGTCGAAAACATCG GTCAGGGTCGCATCACGGGGCAGCTCGCGGGCTTCCGGCCGAACGTCGCCTACGAGATACCCGACGCTGAGTCTCTCTCTTGGACGCACTCGCTTCTTGAGGAC GAAGGCCTGGCTGTCGGCATGAGCAGCGGAGTCAACGTGGCAGCGGCTGTGCGCTTCGGAAAGAAGCTCGGACCAGGTCATCGCATTGTAACAGTCCTGTGTGACTCAG GTGTGAGGTACGCCAAGAAGCAGTGGAATGTCCCCTTCCTGCGAGAAGAGGGGCTGCCTTATCCTCGACTCCTCGCCGACCAG AAACGCGAACTCGGTGGTATCATGGAGGCTGTCCATGCCGCGTACGCGCCTCGTGACCTCGTCGCGAAACTCGAAAAAGCGCACGAAAACGATATTTCGCCGCCCGGCAGCAAGTTGTAG
- a CDS encoding putative protein kinase (encoded by transcript BESB_027370) produces the protein MKRQRSGDSQTDAGEATMNRARLSEPPLENGYHEVAHADPDRAQLQRLLDDSVLLYQGAEARLFLVALSPWRLGVLKQRLRKPHIHPSLDFKLHVHRMQQEVRAMARCRKAGVDAPQVFWVRLPARAFGARPNTSSKAEATAGSVGRGGVEARDPEGGLILMEWLESVAVKAVLHELEDPEKKSIASAQTQKPRHAESHAATKASDRRPAQKDATEAPRSGEESENARDPDAPAGAKRKEKRMQHERKQNTKRQEERKNETVAGGDFEDFLEDEPESDEDVAPENSCACGVWEEKAIERLGRAVGRAVARMHNASLVHGDLTTSNLLLRSAASSAAPSSSLCATWPAPPRCTLGRLEAAAAPPQETSAACVVAVAEALHAPIAAAAAQAAAEACAETTVEGLSVEATLRRRVGKALQQVAAQEARALLAAVGTQEEEKAAGSKGGEADRSAEETGKKKQGKEENLPAVSIIDFGLASTSTLPEDRAVDLFVLERAVHSTHFSVSTPFLAAVLAAYERYAQGAAQTLARLDAVRMRGRKRLMIG, from the exons ATGAAGAGACAGCGCAGTGGAGACTCGCAGACCGAcgcaggagaggcgacgatgaatcgcgcgcggctctctgaaCCGCCCCTCGAAAATGGTTACCACGAagtggcgcatgcagacccCGACCGAGCccagctgcagagactcCTCGACGACAGCGTGCTTCTCTACCAAGGCGCGGAAGCT CGGCTCTTCCTAGTGGCGCTATCTCCCTGGCGGCTGGGCGTGTTGAAGCAGCGTCTGCGGAAGCCTCACATTCACCCGAGTTTGGACTTCAAGCTGCATGTGCATCGAATGCAGCAGGAAGTCCGGGCGATGGCGCGCTGCCGGAAAGCCGGcgtcgacgcgccgcaggttTTCTGGgtgcggctgccggcgcgcgccttcggagCCCGTCCGAACACCTCttcgaaggcggaggcgaccgcgggctccgtcggcagaggcggcgtggaggcgcgcgaccctGAGGGCGGTCTGATTCTGATGGAGTGGCTGGAGAGCGTCGCGGTGAAGGCCGTGCTGCACGAGCTCGAGGACCCCGAGAAGAAGAGtatcgcctccgcgcagacgcagaagccaCGACACGCAGAGtcgcacgcggcgacgaaggccagCGACCGGCGCCCTGCCCAGAAAGACGccacggaggcgccgcgctcgggagaggagagcgaaaacGCGCGGGACCCtgacgcgcctgcaggcgcaaaaaggaaagaaaagagaatGCAACacgagaggaagcagaacaCGAAGAggcaagaggagagaaagaacgAAACCGTGGCGGGTGGAGACTTTGAAGACTTCTTGGAAGACGAACCGGAAAGCGACGAGGACGTGGCTCCTGAGAactcctgcgcctgcggagtcTGGGAGGAGAAAGCGATCGAGC GCCTCGGTCGAGCTGTCGGGCGCGCGgtggcgcgcatgcacaacGCGAGTCTGGTGCATGGCGACCTCACAACGTCGAatctccttcttcgctccgcggcctccagcgcggcgccctcgtcgtctctctgcgcgacgtggcctgcgccgccgcgctgcacgctcgggcgcctggaggcggcagcggcgccgcctcaggaGACTTCTGCAGCCTGTGTGGTCGCAGTTGCCGAGGCGCTTCACGCGCcgatcgccgccgcggccgcacaggccgccgccgaggcctgcGCTGAAACGACCGTCGAGGGACTgtctgtggaggcgacgctccggcgacgcgtcgggAAGGCCCTGCAGCAagtcgcggcgcaggaggcgcgggcgctgttGGCGGCCGTTGGGACtcaggaagaagagaaagccgcAGGATCGAAGGGgggcgaagcagacaggagcgccgaggagaccgggaaaaagaaacaagggaaagaagagaactTGCCAGCCGTCTCCATCATCGACTTCGGCCTGGCGTCGACCTCGACGCTGCCGGAA GATCGCGCCGTGGACCTTTTCGTCCTCGAACGCGCAGTTCACAGCACCCATTTCTCGGTTTCTACGCCCTTTCTTGCGGCCGTGCTCGCCGCGTATGAACGCtacgcgcagggcgcggctcAGACACTGGCACGACTCGACGCAG TTCGGATGCGCGGCCGCAAGAGGTTGATGATTGGCTGA
- a CDS encoding uncharacterized protein (encoded by transcript BESB_027350), which yields MTSSALSPSSSGFWTVSASGSRAAPSTTSGVLTPQPGSNTGGSLAHSSSASFSVSSSLASSAFPPPRASTSAEGSSVLLSASPSVSSFSSSSSSSSPTSSLSHGSLLLSTSPSESVPAARASSQSPEEQQPLLSPRLKTVSDPTYCLLSPSQSRGMGGEAGLGRLPPRGFADLLPVPTGPEDEARAALLLQEGGEDARKTAEALFSAGSAGFPERDREGDAIKRLFKGLREVSHETSNAKIILWFTFFFALAAALVPMLLSCLKGTGIRHPHYQFLLAAVGGEAFLAYALPAAIVLWNLHGNDDEEANSARAFSRDRRAFFLVNVSRIMLAVFLLIVAAFSLHSHQQEAEGRVDFRTVKKTILIVAICQLASAFVFAVLAVYAWLAARLIASKAMQASAVTACAEVVVSLTNGWTHFYDCIAVAKADSIVGIAQERVKFVEYVGISMAGVLFILAAVDLFSLTRLRKAPLA from the exons ATGACTTCGTCGGCTTTatctccttcctcctccggtTTTTGGACAGTTTCGGCGTCAGGCTCCCGCGCAGCTCCCTCGACAACTTCGGGTGTACTTACACCGCAACCTGGGAGCAACACCGGCGGGTCGTTGGCGCATtcgtcctctgcttctttctccgtttcttcttctctggcctcttctgcctttcctccgccgcgggcctcgacGTCCGCAGAAGGCTCGAGCGTCCTGCTTTCCGCATCTCCCTCTGTTTCGtcgttctcttcgtcttcttcttcctcctcgcccacgtcttcgctctcgcatGGCTCACTCCTCCTCAGCACCTCGCCGTCCGAGTCcgtccctgcggcgcgggcgtcttcgCAATCGCCTgaggagcagcagccgcttctTTCGCCGCGGCTCAAGACTGTCAGTGACCCCACCTactgtctcctgtctccgtcgcAATCGCGCGGCATGGGGGGGGAAGCCGGGCTGGGGCGCCTGCCACCTCGCGGGTTCGCCGACCTGCTTCCCGTGCCTACTGGGCCGGAGGATgaggcccgcgcggctctcttgctccaagaaggaggcgaagacgcgcgaaaaACCGCGGAAGCTCTGttcagcgccggcagcgcgggcTTCCCTGAGCGAGACCGAGAAGGCGATGCAATTAAGCGCCTCTTCAAGGGGCTCCGCGAAGTCTCACACGAAACCAGCAACGCCAAAATCATCCTCTGGTTtaccttcttcttcgccctcgctgccgcacTCGTACCCATGCTCCTTAGCTGCTT AAAGGGCACGGGAATCCGTCATCCGCATTACCAGTTTCTCTTGGCTGCAgtgggcggcgaggcgttcCTCGCGTACGCTCTGCCGGCGGCCATTGTCCTCTGGAATCTCCACGgaaacgacgacgaggaagcaaaCAGCG CGAGAGCGTTCTCACGGGACCgacgcgccttcttcctggTAAATGTCTCTCGAATTATGTTGGCGGTTTTCCTCCTCATCGTCGCCGCCTTTAGCCTGCACTCGCACCAGCaagaagcggaaggccgTGTCGATTTCCGCACGGTGAAGAAAACCATTCTCATCGTCGCCATCTGCcagctcgccagcgccttcgtcttcgcagTTCTCGCCGTCTAcgcgtggctcgcggcgcggctcatCGCGAGCAAAGCAATGCA AGCGAGTGCGGTGACCGCGTGCGCCGAGGTTGTTGTCAGCCTCACGAACGGCTGGACGCATTTCTACGATTGCATTGCCGTCGCTAAAGCCGATTCGATCGTCGGTATTGCGCAAGAG CGGGTGAAGTTCGTGGAGTACGTCGGTATCTCGATGGCGGGCGTCCTGTTCATCCTCGCTGCAGTCGATCTCTTCAGCCTCACGAGGCTTCGCAAAGCTCCTTTGGCGTGA